A part of Paroedura picta isolate Pp20150507F chromosome 7, Ppicta_v3.0, whole genome shotgun sequence genomic DNA contains:
- the DCAF10 gene encoding DDB1- and CUL4-associated factor 10, producing MSWKGRWVAAQERPPPHDTYRVTPPPSPPSPPPSPKPASAAAAAAAAAPVSVPGGGLFSWLRGRRLGRGGCFVEPARDTFRAMTGLYGAIQPVDSVSPITRTHGAVFNLEYSPGGSVLTVACEQTEVLLFDPISSKHIKTLSDAHEDCVNNIRFLDNRLFATCSDDTTIALWDLRKLDAKVCTLHGHTSWVKNIEYDTNTRLLVTSGFDGNVIIWETDRCTEDGCPHKKFFHTRFLMRMRLTPDCSKMLISTSSGYLLILHDLDLTKSLEVVSYPILRARRTTSSSDLASSTSSGPRSAGSPCQQSDLSPLSEKHLVRATQREGGSPRNSLEVLTPEVPGERDRGNCITSLQLHPKGWATLLRCSSNTDDQEWTCVYEFQEGTPVRPVSPRCSLRLTHCIEEANVGRGYIKELCFSPDGRMISSPHGYGIRLLGFDTQCSELVDCLPKEAAPLQEIRSLYSHKDVVLTTKFSPTHCQIASGCLSGLVSLYQPKF from the exons ATGAGCTGGAAGGGGCGCTGGGTCGCCGCCCAGGAGCGGCCGCCGCCGCACGACACGTACCGAGTGACCCCGCCGCCGTCTCCGCCGTCGCCCCCGCCGTCCCCCAAGCCGGcctccgccgctgctgctgctgccgccgccgcgccgGTCTCGGTGCCCGGGGGCGGCTTGTTCTCGTGGCTGCGCGGGCGGCGGTTGGGGCGGGGCGGCTGCTTCGTGGAGCCGGCCCGGGACACGTTCCGGGCCATGACCGGCCTCTACGGCGCCATCCAGCCCGTCGACTCGGTGTCGCCCATCACCCGCACGCACGGCGCCGTCTTCAACCTGGAGTACTCGCCCGGCGG GTCAGTGCTGACTGTTGCTTGTGAGCAAACAGAAGTCCTGCTTTTTGATCCCATATCTTCAAAGCACATCAAAACACTCTCAGATGCTCATGAGGACTGTGTAAACAATATCAG GTTTCTCGATAACAGACTGTTTGCCACGTGCTCTGATGACACTACAATCGCTCTCTGGGATCTGAGGAAGCTAGATGCCAAAGTGTGCACCTTGCACGGTCACACCAGCTGGGTCAAGAACATCGAATACGATACGAACACAAGGCTGCTTGTAACTTCGGGGTTCGATGGAAATGTTATCATTTGGGAAACTGATAG GTGCACTGAAGACGGCTGTCCTCACAAGAAGTTCTTTCACACCCGATTTCTCATGCGGATGAGGTTGACGCCGGACTGTTCCAAAATGCTGATCTCGACCTCTTCCGGCTATCTCCTGATCCTGCACGACCTTGACTTAACCAAATCTTTAGAGGTGGTCAGCTATCCCATTTTGAGAGCCAGGAGAACTACATCCAGTTCAG ATCTGGCATCTTCCACCTCTTCTGGGCCAAGAAGTGCTGGATCTCCCTGTCAACAGAGTGACTTAAGCCCGCTGTCAGAGAAGCACCTGGTACGAGCCACCCAGCGAGAAG GTGGATCGCCACGCAACAGCCTTGAGGTTTTAACCCCAGAAGTTCCCGGTGAGAGGGACCGGGGGAACTGCATTACGTCCCTGCAGCTCCATCCCAAAGGATGGGCAACGCTTCTTCGGTGCTCAAGTAACACAGATGACCAGGAg TGGACCTGCGTCTATGAATTCCAGGAAGGGACACCTGTGCGGCCCGTCTCCCCTCGCTGCTCCCTCCGATTGACTCATTGCATCGAGGAAGCCAACGTCGGCCGGGGTTACATCAAGGAACTCTGTTTCAGCCCCGACGGCCGGATGATCTCCTCCCCGCACGGTTACGGGATCCGTCTGCTGGGCTTCGACACCCAGTGCAGCGAACTGGTTGACTGCTTGCCCAAGGAAGCGGCCCCCTTGCAAGAGATCCGCTCGCTCTACTCTCACAAAGACGTGGTCCTGACCACCAAGTTCTCCCCGACGCACTGTCAGATCGCCTCCGGGTGCCTTAGCGGTCTCGTTTCTTTATATCAGCCAAAGTTCTAG
- the LOC143841353 gene encoding uncharacterized protein LOC143841353 produces MLSRLVLRRLLQWRRPGCVALLPLRVSGGFGGRPETVALNHAYSTESGSPGKSIARYPIPNKKDLPYDIVELMEEIEVKTGFLPNVFKALAHRPAEFRAFFAYYNAIINKETGNLTKADKELIIVATSITNRCPYCVIAHGALHRIYSKKPTLADQVTVNWKLADLTAREMAILEFALAVCHAENITEEHFQKLEAHGFDREDAWDIGAISAFFAMSNRIAHFMDLRPNQEFYTMGRMPREKEGKASS; encoded by the exons ATGCTGAGCCGCCTCGTCCTGCGCCGCCTCCTGCAGTGGCGGCGGCCGGGCTGCGTGGCC CTTCTGCCTCTCAGAGTGTCGGGGGGCTTTGGTGGAAGACCTGAGACCGTAGCCTTGAACCATGCCTACAGCACGGAGAGTGGGAGCCCCGGCAAGTCCATTGCGCGATACCCAATACCAAATAAGAAAGATCTGCCATATGATATTGTGGAGCTCATGGAGGAGATTGAAGTAAAG ACTGGCTTTTTGCCCAACGTGTTTAAGGCGTTGGCTCATCGACCAGCGGAGTTCAGAGCATTCTTTGCTTACTACAATGCCATTATAAACAAGGAGACAG GAAACCTAACCAAAGCTGACAAAGAGCTCATTATCGTGGCCACAAGTATTACTAACAGGTGTCCCTACTGCGTGATTGCGCATGGCGCTTTGCATCGGATATACTCTAAGAAACCAACGTTAGCAGATCAG GTCACGGTGAACTGGAAACTAGCCGACCTAACGGCCCGGGAGATGGCTATATTGGAGTTTGCGCTTGCTGTCTGCCATGCCGAGAACATCACCGAAGAGCACTTTCAGAAGTTAGAGGCGCATGGGTTTGACCGGGAAGATGCCTGGGACATTGGCGCCATTTCAGCCTTTTTTGCCATGTCCAACCGTATAGCTCACTTCATGGATCTGCGACCCAACCAGGAATTCTACACCATGGGAAGGATGCCAAGAGAAAAAGAGGGGAAGGCGTCCTCTTAA